The Candidatus Krumholzibacteriota bacterium genomic interval ACTGGAGAAGATAGTACATCCTTGAATCACCTATCAAAACTATCTTTGTCTTTACCTGCAACGGTTCTGGCTTCAACGCTGAAGAACTCATATAGCTGAAAGCATCGAAGTTCTGGATGATAGACTCAGAACTTTTCAGAGTCCTCTTGAGTGTCTGCCATACGCCAGGTTCGATAAAGACATCCATGGCATTCATAACGAGAAATCCTCCATTGGCCTTATGGAACGATCCAGGCTTGATATTCAAATGATCCGTTTTGGACCATCCACCTGGATAGAAATCCCGTTCTATGATCCCGAAGACATTCTTCAGGTTCGGGAAATTCTCTATTATCACCGGAGGAGCTTCCGTATCGGAATTATCTATAAGGACATTTACTCTGAATTCCCTGAATGGATCATCTTCTTCAGTCTGGCCGTCCCCGCCGGGAAGTTGAACCTGTTCCTCATCTTCAGAATCTTCATCCTTTTTGAAAAGATCCTGTTTTTTATTAATGGCGTTTTCAACGTCCCGAAGAATACAGGAGAGCTTCTTGTTAGCGAAAAGTTTGTCGATCTCCACGATCATCGAGTGTACAACCGGATAAATGAACTCCTTATCAAGTTTTTCAAGTTGTTCTTTCAATTCTTTCTCGATATTCTTCATCTGTTCGTACACTACCGTCATGTCTTCAGACAGCGCTTCTGCTTTTGCTTTCATCGATTCGAATTGATCCTGCGTCATCGTTCCTTCTTCGATCATTTTGACGATCTGGGAATAATCAACGGGTTTTCCCTCCATGACCGGCACTATCTGCGGCCTGATCGCGCCTCCTACCTGGACGCTTATCATGGTAAAACCTTCCTTGCCGATTTTCTTTTCGAAAGCTGAAACGATCTTTTTCTGTTTTTCCTGGTGGGCTTCGACAAGTTTTTTCTGCTTGGTCTGGTAGTAGTCGCTTTTCAGCATCGAAGGGATTTTTCTTGTCAGATTAAAAATAAGACCGTCCATTTCCGCCGCGAGCCTTATCCCTTCACCAGGTTCGAGTTCTATCTGCAGCGGCATATTCTCATCTCTGAAATTATGCATATAACAGATATCTTTTGGAATAGAGTCTTTCCGTTCCATTTTTTCGAGAAGATGTTTGATCGTTGTGGTACGACCCGTACCGGCAAGGCCGGTTATGAAGATATTATAACCTCTGTGTTCAAGGTTGAGGCCCATACCTATAGACATCAGCGCCCTGTCCTGGCCTATAATATTATCGCATGGTTTGATATGCTCCGTAGTTTTGAACTTGAAGAGATTCTGCGGACATCGCCATCGCATTTTGTTTACAGGAAGAGATCTTGTTTTTGGCCGGTTACTCATCATCACCCTCCATTTCAGAGATTTCAACCAGATTGATTTTCTGTTGCCGCGCAGCCGGATGCCTGCTCAAAACAACAGATGACAGTCTATGGGTTTTTCTTTGAAAGGTCAAGAGACGCTGCGATGAAGCCGGTTTATTCGACTCTTTTTATGACTATCATCGTAGCATCATCAAGAAGAATGTTGCTTTTCCCGAAATCTTTGATGCTTTTGAGGATCCGATCAATGATAACGGTCGAGGATTCGTTCTGATTCGCGCGAACGACTTCGATCAGCCGGTCTGTTCCAAACATATCGTTCTGGATGTCCGTTATCTCGATTATCCCGTCGGTAAACATCAGAATGATATCTCCCGGGTCCAGAAAAGCGAATCCCCTGTTGAAAACAGTCTCCTCAAGAGGTCCAAGTATCGTCCCGCCAACATCAAGAGTACTGATAGAATCCTTTTTGAAATGTATTGGTGGTGGATGGCCGGCATTTATATATACAAGTGTCCCGTTGTGTTCGAGTTCTCCGTAGACCAGAGATACGAATTTAGTCGATAGTTGACTTTTGTGGATTACCGAGTTCAGTTTCCTTATCACTGCGGATATCTTTGTCTCGTTCTCGATTCCCATCCTGAGGCCCGTCACCACATCCCTCGCGAGAAGAGCTGCCGGCAACCCATGGCCGCTGGCATCTCCGATCGCTATGCTCAACACTCCCTCATGCATGACATTGAAATCGTAGAGATCCCCTCCGACTCTTTCTGCCGGTATAGATCTTCCCGAGATATCGAAACCTTTATAATTAGGGTTGGAACGAGGGAGAAGTGATCTCTGGATCTCGTAGGCTTCCTGGATATCTGAATTGAAACGGCTCGTCGACCGGCTGTAATTCACCGTACTACGGATCGTATTGAGCGAAAAAGCCAGGGTCTCTCTCTGCCATGATTCATTTAGCCTGAAAACCATCATGAACTGATCGTTCTCTCCGACCATCACCGCGACACTGTTAATCCCCCATGGAGATGAAGCAGAATCTGAAAATATATAGCTCTTGTGTTCGAACAGCAGATCAAATACCGGATCGTTTTTGAATATCGATACCGGCCAGTCAAATTCTGATTCGCCAACTGGCCCCTCGATAAGGTGGAAAGAACCGAACCGCAATTTATAGATACAACCGCTTTCTATTCCAAGTTCGAACCCGAAAAACTTGACGAGTTCTTCGAGAACAAGAGTCAGCACTTCCCTTGTATCAGCACTGTTACCGATACGCACAAGAAGGGAATCAAGTTTTCTGTAAAATACTTTCGGTTGAAAATTTCCTGTGTCCAATACGCATCTCCGTTTAAATCGCCTTTTCGCGCGAAGATAGCTTTTTAAGGTCGATCTGGCAATTGAAATCTTGGATTTCCGCGGTTATATCGTGATAATTAACGAATTACTGACGTTTTCCCGTTAAACCGATTTTTCGCGTGATAAATCCTCTATTTCACGAATACAGCCAGCAATGATTTGCCTTTACGTGATATCGGGCAATATATATAATCTTTATGGTAAACAACTGCCGGGTCTGATCTCCTGGAGCTCGAATTATCAATTCGATGGCAGATCTCAGAGGGAGTAAGGCACAGCACCGGATAATCGCCTGTCGAAAGGGATGATGATAGAATGGCTGACAGAAGGACTTTCCTGAAGACTCTTGCCGGCGGAGCGGCGTTTCTACTCGCCCCCGCGGGAAAACTGGCCTCAAATACAACCGCCACCGATGCGGGTACTTCCTTTGCCGTTGTTAAAAGTAAGGATACTGCCGCGGCAGTCCGGAAAAGTGTTGAACTTCTTGGTGGAATGGGAGCATTCGTAAATAAAGGCGAGACTGTATTTATCAAGCCGAATATTTCCTGGGATAAAATTCCTGATCAGGCCGCGACCACGAATCCGCTGGTCGTTCAAACGATAGTCGCAATGGTAATCGAAGCGGGGGCAAAAAAAGTAATTGTGGCAGACAACACGTGTAATGACGCGAGAAGAAGCTACAAAAGAAGTGGAATTCAGGAAGCCGCGGAGAAAGCCGGAGCAGATGTACCGTTCATGGAGAAAAGGAAATTCGTCCGAATGGATCTGGGCGGAGATGTACTGAAGGAATGGGAAGTCTACACTGAAGCATTTGAAGCTGATAAGATAATAAATGTGCCTGTGGCCAAGCACCACGGCCTTTCAGGAGTCACTCTATCAATGAAAAACCTTATGGGATTGATCGGAGGAAGACGCGATCTTCTCCATCAGAAACTTTCTGAAAGCATTGTGGATCTCGCCTTCTTCTTCAAGCCGAACCTCACGATTCTTGACGCAGTCAGGATATTAAAGGCGCACGGACCGCAGGGAAGCACTCTCGGCGATGTCGAAAGGCGTGATACTATCGCGGCGAGCAGTGACCTTGTCAAAATAGACGCTTTTGGCATAGACCTGTTCGGTGAACAGTTCAGGGAAAAAGGACTTTCGGGATTTCCTCATCTCAAGATGGCCGAAAAAAAGGGCCTTGGTACATCAGATTACAGGACGAACGGATACGTCGGACTCGATCTGGACAAGACATGATGAAGAACCTTAGAAGAACGTCACAGATACTTTTTTTGCTGGTATTTCTTATTCTCTTTATTCAGACAGAATATAAGGGTAAAGACGAACTCGGCCTACCCGTCAGACTGTTTCTTGATTTTGACCCGCTGATAGCTCTTTCATCCCTCCTGGCGACTCATGTCGTAAAAAAGATATTCCTCCTCTCACTGGTGACGATCGCGCTTACCTTCTTTCTGGGCAGAGTCTTCTGCGGTTGGGTCTGTCCTCTTGGCACACTTAATACGGTAATCGGTTATTTCCGCATGAGGCGCCCTTCAAGAAACCCGGATGATGGAAACCACCCGCGCATGAGAAAATATAAATATTATATTCTTGTCTTTATTCTTGTCGCTGCCGTATTCGGGTGGAATGCGGCGGGGTTCCTAGATCCGATCTCGATTACGATACGATCTATGGCAATCGGATTCAATCCGGCGATCAACGGGCTGGTCCGGGCGTTCTTTGAATTCAGCTATGTACTCGCGGTGCCTGGAATATCGCCAGCGATGGACTCTCTCTACTCGATTCTCACAGGCACTCTCCTTGCGTTCGAACAACCTGTATTCAGACAGATGATCCCGATAGCTTTGATCTTCTCGGCTATCCTCGCCCTCAATTTTGTCGCGCCAAGATTCTGGTGCAGATATTTATGTCCTCTTGGAGCTCTTCTTGGGTTTGTCGGATACAGGCAACTGTTTGCCAGAGTGGATGTTGATGGCGAAAAGTGTGTTTCGTGCCACATGTGCAACCGATCCTGCCAGGGCGATGCTACTCCTTTTCCGCCCGGCCAATGGACCAGCAGTGAATGCCTTATATGTTTTAACTGTAAAGATGTATGCCCGGCCTCGGCAGTAAGAATCCATCCGTCGATGAAAAAAACGGGGGATGGAAAGGTCGACCTTCAACGCCGGCATATAATCGCAACAGGAGTGGCGGCGATAGCGGCAGTTCCGCTTATCGGCCTTGGAGAGACGGGAAAAAGACATTCTCCCGACCTTATACGTCCTCCAGGTGCTTTACCTGAAGACGAATTCCTGCGTACTTGTGTCAAATGCGGAGAATGCATGAAAGTATGCCTTACCAACGGCCTGCAGCCGGCATTCAACCAGGCGGGACTTGAGGGCCTATGGACGCCAGTGCTAGTTCCAAGGCTCGGATACTGTGAATTCTATTGCAACCTCTGTAACCAGGTTTGCCCCACGGGAGCGATACGAAGCATATCGCTTGAAGAAAAACAGAAGATCCGGATCGGCCTGGCATTTTTTGATAAAAACAGATGCATACCATACGCTCTGGGAAGAAATTGCGGCGTGTGTGAAGAACATTGTCCGGCACCCGGCAAGGCTATCACCTTTTTGATCGAAGAAGGAATTGACAGGAGTGGGAAAAGTTTTGAGCTCAAAAAACCTGTCGTCAATCCGGATCTGTGTATCGGATGCGGTATCTGTGAAAACAAGTGCCCTATTGTAGATAAACCTGGAATAAGAGTCAGTTCAATCAACGAGAGCCGGGCTGATTATCAGTTGTACCTCTAGTCAGTGCCCGTACATGCTCCTCTACGGATTCTGATAAAGCGTCCAGATTATAACCTCCTTCAAGAAAAGAAACGATCCTCCCTGCCGCGTGCTTTTCGGCCACTTCCATGATCAATTGAGTCATCTCTCGAAAAGCCCCACTCGTCAGATTGATGCCTGACAGAGGGTCGTCTCTGTGCGCGTCAAAACCCGCTGATATCAAAATGAATTCCGGGGCGAACCTGTCAAGAGCAGAAACAACCCTTTCGTTGAAAGCAGAAAGATAGATTGAATCATCTGTGGCGTATTCCATGGGTAGATTGAGATTGAATCCGACACCCTTACCCTTTCCCTTCATATCAGCATGGCCCGAACCGGGATAGTGAGGGTACTGGTGAAGGCTTATGTACATCACCCTGTCTTCTTCCAAGAATATATTTTCAGTCCCATTCCCATGATGAACGTCCCAATCAATAATTGCGACTCTCGATATTCCCCCTTCACGAATCAACCAGGAAGCAGTGATTGAAATATTATTAAAAATACAGAATCCCATTGCCCTGTTTCTCTCAGC includes:
- a CDS encoding AAA family ATPase encodes the protein MMSNRPKTRSLPVNKMRWRCPQNLFKFKTTEHIKPCDNIIGQDRALMSIGMGLNLEHRGYNIFITGLAGTGRTTTIKHLLEKMERKDSIPKDICYMHNFRDENMPLQIELEPGEGIRLAAEMDGLIFNLTRKIPSMLKSDYYQTKQKKLVEAHQEKQKKIVSAFEKKIGKEGFTMISVQVGGAIRPQIVPVMEGKPVDYSQIVKMIEEGTMTQDQFESMKAKAEALSEDMTVVYEQMKNIEKELKEQLEKLDKEFIYPVVHSMIVEIDKLFANKKLSCILRDVENAINKKQDLFKKDEDSEDEEQVQLPGGDGQTEEDDPFREFRVNVLIDNSDTEAPPVIIENFPNLKNVFGIIERDFYPGGWSKTDHLNIKPGSFHKANGGFLVMNAMDVFIEPGVWQTLKRTLKSSESIIQNFDAFSYMSSSALKPEPLQVKTKIVLIGDSRMYYLLQSYDEDFRKIFKIRADFDREVDRDHQIIRQYAGFIKSVCDRENLLHFDRSGVAAVIEYGVKLAGRQSKISTRFSMIADIIREASYQAKAENDKIVGRKEVEKALEYRIMRVNLFEDKLQERIDDGTILIETSGSVVGQVNALSVYNLGDYSFGRPSRITVRTSLGNSGVINIERESDLSGNTHNKGVLILSGYLRGKYGNESPLVMSASLCFEQSYGGVDGDSASSTELYAILSSLSGLPLRQDLAVTGSINQNGEIQPIGGVNEKIEGFFNVCQSKGLKGTEGVIIPWQNVQDLMLSEKVVEAAKKGRFHIYPVKHVDEGISLLTGVKAGKQLSSGKYTKGSVNDIVQRRLLDMALRWKKFGTDSKKKD
- a CDS encoding PP2C family protein-serine/threonine phosphatase; protein product: MDTGNFQPKVFYRKLDSLLVRIGNSADTREVLTLVLEELVKFFGFELGIESGCIYKLRFGSFHLIEGPVGESEFDWPVSIFKNDPVFDLLFEHKSYIFSDSASSPWGINSVAVMVGENDQFMMVFRLNESWQRETLAFSLNTIRSTVNYSRSTSRFNSDIQEAYEIQRSLLPRSNPNYKGFDISGRSIPAERVGGDLYDFNVMHEGVLSIAIGDASGHGLPAALLARDVVTGLRMGIENETKISAVIRKLNSVIHKSQLSTKFVSLVYGELEHNGTLVYINAGHPPPIHFKKDSISTLDVGGTILGPLEETVFNRGFAFLDPGDIILMFTDGIIEITDIQNDMFGTDRLIEVVRANQNESSTVIIDRILKSIKDFGKSNILLDDATMIVIKRVE
- a CDS encoding DUF362 domain-containing protein, producing MADRRTFLKTLAGGAAFLLAPAGKLASNTTATDAGTSFAVVKSKDTAAAVRKSVELLGGMGAFVNKGETVFIKPNISWDKIPDQAATTNPLVVQTIVAMVIEAGAKKVIVADNTCNDARRSYKRSGIQEAAEKAGADVPFMEKRKFVRMDLGGDVLKEWEVYTEAFEADKIINVPVAKHHGLSGVTLSMKNLMGLIGGRRDLLHQKLSESIVDLAFFFKPNLTILDAVRILKAHGPQGSTLGDVERRDTIAASSDLVKIDAFGIDLFGEQFREKGLSGFPHLKMAEKKGLGTSDYRTNGYVGLDLDKT
- a CDS encoding 4Fe-4S binding protein — protein: MMKNLRRTSQILFLLVFLILFIQTEYKGKDELGLPVRLFLDFDPLIALSSLLATHVVKKIFLLSLVTIALTFFLGRVFCGWVCPLGTLNTVIGYFRMRRPSRNPDDGNHPRMRKYKYYILVFILVAAVFGWNAAGFLDPISITIRSMAIGFNPAINGLVRAFFEFSYVLAVPGISPAMDSLYSILTGTLLAFEQPVFRQMIPIALIFSAILALNFVAPRFWCRYLCPLGALLGFVGYRQLFARVDVDGEKCVSCHMCNRSCQGDATPFPPGQWTSSECLICFNCKDVCPASAVRIHPSMKKTGDGKVDLQRRHIIATGVAAIAAVPLIGLGETGKRHSPDLIRPPGALPEDEFLRTCVKCGECMKVCLTNGLQPAFNQAGLEGLWTPVLVPRLGYCEFYCNLCNQVCPTGAIRSISLEEKQKIRIGLAFFDKNRCIPYALGRNCGVCEEHCPAPGKAITFLIEEGIDRSGKSFELKKPVVNPDLCIGCGICENKCPIVDKPGIRVSSINESRADYQLYL
- a CDS encoding histone deacetylase; this encodes MTGIIYHELFGRHLQGYNHVESPQRYLTLIERLRKSDFPGPVRFIESIPADRKTIEFVHDRAYVESILSLKPEKYLMLDAGDTITTKDSVQAAVYSAGAGLLGAKMVLDGELSNAFSLGRPPGHHAERNRAMGFCIFNNISITASWLIREGGISRVAIIDWDVHHGNGTENIFLEEDRVMYISLHQYPHYPGSGHADMKGKGKGVGFNLNLPMEYATDDSIYLSAFNERVVSALDRFAPEFILISAGFDAHRDDPLSGINLTSGAFREMTQLIMEVAEKHAAGRIVSFLEGGYNLDALSESVEEHVRALTRGTTDNQPGSR